The Listeria monocytogenes genome window below encodes:
- the murB gene encoding UDP-N-acetylmuramate dehydrogenase, which produces MNNLQTQFPHIAIKLNEPLSKYTYTKTGGEADVFVMPKTIEEAQEVVAYCYQNKIPLTILGNGSNLIIKDGGIRGVILHLDLLQTIERNNTQIIAMSGAKLIDTAKFALEESLSGLEFACGIPGSIGGALHMNAGAYGGEISDVLEAATVLTQTGELKKLKRSELKAAYRFSTIAEKNYIVLDATFSLALEEKNLIQAKMDELTAAREAKQPLEYPSCGSVFKRPPGHFAGKLIQDSGLQGHIIGGAQVSLKHAGFIVNIGGATATDYMNLIAYVQKTVREKFDVELETEVKIIGEDK; this is translated from the coding sequence ATGAATAACTTACAAACACAGTTTCCACATATAGCGATTAAATTAAATGAACCGTTATCTAAATATACTTATACAAAAACAGGCGGCGAGGCAGACGTATTCGTTATGCCGAAAACAATAGAAGAGGCGCAAGAAGTGGTAGCCTACTGTTACCAAAATAAAATCCCACTTACTATTCTCGGTAATGGCTCCAATTTAATCATTAAAGACGGCGGAATTCGCGGTGTTATTTTACATCTTGATTTACTACAAACCATAGAAAGAAACAATACCCAAATTATCGCCATGAGTGGTGCCAAACTCATTGATACAGCAAAATTCGCTTTAGAGGAAAGCTTAAGTGGACTTGAATTTGCTTGCGGTATCCCTGGATCTATTGGCGGCGCATTACATATGAATGCAGGAGCCTATGGAGGCGAAATTAGCGATGTTTTAGAAGCTGCAACCGTACTGACGCAAACAGGTGAATTAAAGAAATTAAAACGTTCCGAACTAAAAGCTGCATATCGTTTCAGTACTATTGCAGAGAAAAATTACATTGTTTTAGATGCCACTTTTTCTTTAGCATTAGAAGAAAAAAACCTAATTCAAGCAAAAATGGATGAACTTACCGCCGCACGCGAAGCCAAACAGCCGTTAGAATATCCATCTTGCGGTAGTGTTTTCAAACGCCCACCTGGTCACTTTGCAGGTAAATTAATTCAAGATAGTGGCTTACAAGGGCATATTATTGGCGGAGCACAAGTTTCCTTAAAACATGCTGGCTTTATCGTTAATATTGGTGGGGCGACTGCTACGGATTACATGAATTTGATTGCTTACGTCCAAAAAACGGTACGCGAGAAATTTGATGTAGAATTAGAAACAGAAGTTAAAATCATAGGCGAAGATAAATAG
- a CDS encoding ABC transporter ATP-binding protein, whose amino-acid sequence MIRFDKVSKKYSDDKTAVNNVTLDIKDGEFFVFIGPSGCGKTTTLKMINRLIPLTTGTIYINEKRISDYDIHELRWDIGYVLQQIALFPHMTIEENIAIVPELKKWSKEKIHDRITELLDSVGLDPESYRHRKPAELSGGEQQRVGVVRALAADPGIILMDEPFSALDPISRQRLQQDISALQKKIKKTIVFVTHDMQEALALGDRICVMQGGEIVQVATPQEIMKNPENDFVKDFLASGHAFNTPILEASFTVNDLIEADLFYAYQTSDGTLGISAKEPVENLVRRIAEEQSIPVTDEAGNFIGTVSNKHVMQFLARHLESTGELV is encoded by the coding sequence ATGATTCGTTTTGATAAGGTATCCAAAAAATACAGTGATGATAAAACGGCAGTAAATAATGTAACTTTGGACATAAAAGACGGCGAGTTCTTCGTTTTCATCGGACCGAGCGGTTGCGGGAAAACTACAACGCTAAAAATGATTAATCGCTTGATTCCACTGACAACAGGAACCATTTATATTAATGAAAAGCGAATTAGTGATTATGATATTCATGAACTTCGCTGGGATATCGGCTATGTTTTACAACAAATTGCGCTCTTTCCTCATATGACTATTGAAGAAAATATCGCTATCGTTCCGGAATTAAAGAAATGGAGTAAGGAAAAAATTCATGACCGGATTACGGAATTATTAGACAGTGTTGGTTTAGATCCTGAAAGTTACCGTCATCGTAAGCCAGCTGAACTTTCCGGTGGAGAGCAACAACGTGTCGGGGTTGTTCGAGCCCTTGCGGCAGATCCAGGAATTATTTTGATGGATGAACCTTTTAGCGCGCTTGATCCGATTTCTCGCCAACGTTTACAACAAGATATTTCCGCGCTTCAAAAGAAAATCAAGAAAACTATCGTATTTGTTACTCACGATATGCAAGAAGCTTTAGCGCTTGGTGATAGAATTTGTGTGATGCAAGGTGGCGAGATTGTCCAAGTAGCGACGCCACAAGAAATCATGAAAAATCCGGAAAATGATTTTGTTAAAGATTTCTTAGCTTCTGGACATGCTTTCAATACGCCAATTTTAGAGGCTAGCTTTACAGTGAATGATTTAATTGAAGCAGACCTATTTTATGCGTATCAAACTAGTGATGGAACTCTTGGGATTTCAGCTAAGGAGCCTGTCGAAAACCTCGTGCGTCGAATCGCGGAAGAGCAATCAATTCCTGTCACGGACGAAGCAGGCAACTTTATAGGTACTGTTTCCAATAAACATGTGATGCAATTCTTAGCGCGGCATCTGGAAAGTACAGGTGAGCTTGTATGA
- a CDS encoding ABC transporter permease/substrate-binding protein, translating into MNTLLDTFAVRKDELFTALVQHIQISFVSLFIAVLIALPLGIYLTRHKRLAEPIIQVAAIFQTIPSLALLGLLIPLVGIGIVPAIIALVIYALLPILRNTYTGIKEVDPALVEASRAMGMNKWKRLYKVQLPLAMPVIMAGIRTAMVLIIGTATLAALIGAGGLGDLILLGIDRNDNSLILLGAIPAALLAILFDFLLRFLEKASFKSTIITISAGILLTAAIIVVPYFASDKKEITIAGKLGAEPEILINMYKLVIEDETDLKVNVKPNMGKTSFVFNALKSGDIDIYPEFTGTVLETFLKENAKTHDPEEVYTQARDGLAKDFDMTYLKPMKYNNTYALAVSPEFAKENNLEKISDLGPVSDQVKAGFTLEFKDRSDGYKGIQDKYGLTFSNLKTMEPKLRYNAIKSGDINLLDAYSTDSELAQYKLKVLEDDQQLFPPYQGAPLMLTKTLDKYPELKKPLNKLAGKITDDEMRKMNYEVNVNGKSAYTVAKEYLQNQGIIK; encoded by the coding sequence ATGAATACACTTTTAGATACATTTGCTGTCCGTAAAGATGAACTTTTCACTGCTTTAGTGCAACATATTCAAATTTCTTTTGTATCCCTTTTTATTGCGGTTCTTATCGCTTTACCACTGGGGATTTATTTAACAAGGCATAAGCGACTTGCTGAACCGATTATTCAAGTAGCAGCTATTTTTCAAACGATCCCTTCCCTTGCTCTACTTGGTTTATTAATTCCGCTTGTCGGTATTGGGATAGTTCCAGCGATTATCGCGCTTGTTATCTATGCCCTTTTACCAATTTTGAGAAATACATATACTGGGATAAAAGAAGTCGACCCAGCCCTTGTTGAAGCTTCACGCGCAATGGGAATGAACAAATGGAAGAGATTATACAAAGTACAACTCCCTCTTGCTATGCCAGTTATTATGGCGGGTATTCGCACAGCGATGGTATTAATTATTGGGACAGCGACACTTGCTGCTTTAATTGGTGCGGGTGGACTTGGGGACTTGATTTTACTCGGGATTGATCGCAACGATAATAGTTTAATCTTGCTTGGTGCTATTCCAGCAGCATTACTCGCTATCTTGTTTGATTTCCTACTACGATTCCTTGAGAAAGCCTCCTTTAAGAGCACGATTATTACGATTTCAGCTGGAATTCTGTTAACTGCCGCGATTATTGTTGTTCCCTATTTTGCATCTGATAAAAAAGAAATTACAATTGCGGGTAAATTAGGGGCAGAACCAGAAATTTTAATTAATATGTACAAATTAGTTATTGAAGATGAAACGGATTTAAAAGTGAATGTGAAGCCGAATATGGGGAAAACAAGCTTCGTATTTAACGCCCTAAAATCAGGTGATATTGATATTTATCCTGAATTTACAGGCACAGTACTAGAAACCTTCTTAAAAGAAAATGCGAAAACACATGATCCAGAAGAAGTGTATACGCAAGCACGGGATGGCTTGGCGAAAGATTTTGACATGACTTACTTAAAACCAATGAAATACAATAACACTTATGCGCTTGCTGTTTCGCCTGAATTCGCTAAAGAAAACAATTTAGAAAAAATATCTGATCTTGGTCCAGTATCTGACCAAGTAAAAGCTGGATTCACACTAGAGTTTAAAGACCGTTCAGATGGTTATAAAGGCATTCAAGATAAATACGGACTCACATTCTCTAACTTGAAAACAATGGAGCCAAAACTGCGATATAATGCCATTAAATCTGGAGATATCAATTTATTGGATGCTTATTCAACAGATAGCGAACTCGCGCAATATAAATTAAAAGTACTGGAGGATGACCAGCAGCTCTTCCCTCCTTATCAAGGTGCACCGCTTATGTTGACAAAAACATTAGATAAATACCCAGAACTGAAAAAACCATTAAATAAACTTGCTGGAAAAATTACAGACGATGAAATGCGCAAAATGAACTACGAAGTGAATGTAAATGGTAAATCGGCATATACAGTTGCGAAAGAATATTTACAAAATCAAGGTATTATTAAATAA
- a CDS encoding Nramp family divalent metal transporter has protein sequence MKKDKTERTKQSWRKAQNAPSLSEVNNSVAIPKNAKFFRKLFAFMGPGALIAVGYVDPGNWATSIAGGSEFGYTLLSVILISNILAVLLQSLASKLGIVTGRDLAQASSDHFSKPFGFVLWILAELAIIATDIAEVIGSAIALNLLFGIPLIWGVCITALDIFLVLFLQHKGFRYIEVIVITLMVTILVCFGAEMVMSHPDMQAIAKGFIPQSEIVTNPTMLYIALGILGATVMPHNLYLHSSIVQTRQYARTKEGKKEAIRFSFIDSTFSLTIALLINASILILAAAAFYTTGQHNVAGIEDAYKLLNPTLGSSIASTVFAVALLASGQNSTLTGTLAGQIVMEGFLNIRLKPVVRRLLTRVLAIVPAVIITAIYGANGINELLIFSQVILSMQLSFAVIPLVMFTSDKQKMGEFVNPTWLKIISWAVAIFIAVLNIYLLFYTLMSL, from the coding sequence ATGAAAAAGGATAAAACAGAACGTACAAAACAAAGCTGGAGAAAAGCACAGAATGCTCCCAGCTTAAGCGAAGTAAATAATTCCGTAGCTATTCCTAAAAACGCGAAATTTTTCCGAAAATTATTTGCCTTTATGGGGCCAGGCGCACTCATTGCGGTCGGATATGTCGATCCAGGAAACTGGGCAACTTCTATTGCCGGTGGATCAGAGTTTGGTTACACATTGTTATCCGTTATTTTAATTTCTAATATTTTAGCCGTTTTATTACAATCACTTGCATCCAAACTAGGTATTGTCACTGGTCGTGATTTAGCCCAAGCTTCGAGTGATCACTTTTCTAAACCATTTGGATTCGTTCTTTGGATTTTAGCTGAATTAGCAATTATAGCAACGGATATTGCAGAAGTCATCGGGAGTGCCATTGCACTTAATTTACTATTTGGGATTCCATTAATTTGGGGCGTTTGTATTACTGCATTAGATATTTTTCTCGTCCTATTTTTACAGCACAAAGGTTTCCGCTACATAGAAGTTATTGTCATTACATTAATGGTTACGATTCTTGTATGTTTTGGAGCGGAAATGGTGATGTCACATCCAGACATGCAAGCAATTGCCAAAGGATTTATTCCCCAATCAGAAATTGTTACTAATCCAACGATGCTTTATATTGCACTTGGTATTCTTGGGGCAACAGTAATGCCACATAATTTATATTTGCATTCATCTATCGTCCAAACCAGACAATACGCTCGAACAAAAGAAGGGAAGAAAGAGGCAATTCGTTTTTCCTTTATCGATTCCACTTTTTCTTTAACGATTGCATTATTAATCAATGCATCGATTTTAATTTTGGCTGCTGCCGCTTTTTATACGACCGGTCAGCATAATGTCGCTGGTATTGAGGATGCTTACAAATTACTTAATCCAACACTTGGAAGTAGTATCGCCAGCACTGTTTTTGCAGTAGCTTTACTTGCATCCGGACAAAATTCCACTTTAACAGGTACATTAGCTGGTCAAATCGTCATGGAAGGTTTCCTTAATATCCGTTTAAAACCAGTGGTGCGCCGTTTGTTAACACGCGTACTTGCAATCGTTCCTGCTGTTATTATCACAGCAATATACGGAGCAAATGGTATCAACGAACTACTCATTTTTAGCCAAGTTATTCTATCAATGCAATTATCGTTTGCTGTTATCCCATTAGTTATGTTCACAAGTGACAAACAAAAGATGGGCGAATTCGTCAATCCAACATGGTTAAAAATCATTTCGTGGGCTGTTGCTATTTTCATCGCAGTCTTAAATATCTACTTGTTATTTTATACTTTAATGTCATTATAA
- a CDS encoding ABC transporter permease, which produces MDTLKQLIDYYQTNGSYVMEEFWRHFLMSAYGVIFAAIIAIPLGVYIARKKRLAGWVIQIANIIQTIPALAMLAVLMLIMGLGTNTVVLSLFLYSLLPILKNTYTGIRNVDGALLESGKAMGMTKWQVLHLIEMPLALSVIMAGIRNALVIAIGVAAIGTFVGAGGLGDIIVRGTNATNGTAIILAGAIPTAVMAILADVLLGWVERTLNPVKNKRKPLTEAL; this is translated from the coding sequence ATGGACACATTAAAACAATTAATTGATTATTACCAAACAAATGGAAGTTATGTCATGGAAGAGTTCTGGCGGCATTTCTTAATGAGTGCTTACGGAGTTATCTTCGCAGCAATCATAGCGATACCGCTTGGAGTATATATTGCAAGGAAAAAACGCTTAGCTGGTTGGGTTATCCAAATTGCTAATATTATCCAAACAATACCAGCACTAGCAATGTTAGCCGTACTTATGCTTATCATGGGCTTGGGGACGAATACAGTCGTTTTATCCTTGTTCCTATATTCTTTACTACCCATTCTAAAAAACACCTATACGGGCATTCGAAACGTAGATGGAGCGCTTTTAGAATCTGGTAAGGCAATGGGTATGACAAAATGGCAAGTACTGCACCTCATCGAAATGCCACTTGCATTATCTGTTATTATGGCAGGCATTCGAAATGCACTTGTTATCGCCATCGGTGTAGCAGCAATTGGGACATTCGTTGGAGCAGGAGGCCTCGGTGATATTATTGTACGTGGAACGAATGCAACAAATGGTACGGCTATTATTTTAGCTGGTGCTATTCCAACCGCAGTTATGGCTATATTAGCCGATGTACTTCTTGGTTGGGTCGAGCGAACACTAAATCCAGTTAAAAACAAAAGAAAACCACTAACCGAAGCCTTATAA
- a CDS encoding osmoprotectant ABC transporter substrate-binding protein yields the protein MKKKFIALVSVLLLTSSLFLSSCSLPGLGGSSKDTIRIGAMATTESQIVSNILKELIEHDTGLKVEIVNNLGSTIVQHQAMLNGDVDITATRYTGTDLVGPLGEEAIKDPEKALAAVKKGFEERFHQTWFDSYGFANTYVFMVRQDTAKKYNLNTVSDMRKVETELTAGVDNSWMEREGDGYKAFSKAYDIEFKKIFPMQIGLIYTALKNNQMDVALGYSTDGRIPTYNLKLLKDDKKFFPPYDASALATDEILKKHPELKTTINKLKGKISTEEMQKLNYEADGKLKEPSIVAQEFLQKNNYFEGKN from the coding sequence ATGAAGAAAAAATTTATCGCGTTAGTCAGCGTATTACTACTAACTAGTTCTCTTTTCTTATCTAGCTGCTCTTTACCAGGACTTGGAGGGAGTTCCAAAGATACTATTCGCATCGGTGCAATGGCAACAACCGAATCTCAAATCGTTTCGAATATTTTAAAAGAACTAATTGAACATGATACCGGCTTAAAAGTAGAAATCGTCAACAACCTTGGATCAACTATCGTTCAACACCAAGCGATGTTAAATGGAGATGTAGACATTACTGCAACAAGATATACTGGTACAGATTTAGTTGGTCCACTTGGTGAAGAAGCAATTAAAGACCCAGAAAAAGCCTTAGCAGCTGTTAAGAAAGGTTTTGAAGAACGATTCCACCAAACATGGTTTGATTCGTACGGCTTTGCGAATACGTATGTGTTTATGGTACGCCAAGATACTGCGAAAAAATACAATTTAAACACCGTAAGTGATATGCGAAAAGTAGAAACCGAGCTCACTGCTGGTGTCGATAATTCTTGGATGGAACGTGAAGGCGATGGTTATAAAGCATTTTCAAAAGCCTATGATATCGAATTCAAGAAAATCTTCCCAATGCAAATCGGTTTAATCTACACAGCGCTTAAAAATAATCAAATGGATGTGGCGCTTGGTTATTCAACAGACGGCCGGATTCCAACTTACAATTTAAAATTATTAAAAGATGATAAGAAGTTCTTCCCACCATACGATGCATCTGCGTTAGCAACAGACGAAATTTTAAAGAAACATCCAGAATTAAAAACGACAATCAATAAATTAAAAGGTAAAATTTCTACAGAAGAAATGCAAAAGCTTAATTATGAAGCAGATGGCAAGTTGAAAGAACCATCCATCGTAGCGCAAGAATTCTTGCAAAAAAATAATTACTTTGAAGGTAAAAACTAA
- a CDS encoding ABC transporter permease, protein MDAIVTFFQENGHNLLVQTWQHLFISLSAVILGIAVAVPTGILLTRSPKVANFVIGVVSVLQTVPSLAILAFIIPFLGVGTLPAIIALFIYALLPILRNTFIGVRGVDKNLIESGRGMGMTNWQLIVNVEIPNSISVIMAGIRLSAVYVIAWATLASYIGAGGLGDFIFNGLNLYRPDLILGGAIPVTILALVVEFALGKLEYRLTPKAIREAREGGE, encoded by the coding sequence ATGGACGCAATTGTTACTTTTTTTCAAGAAAACGGCCATAACCTGCTTGTTCAAACATGGCAACATTTATTTATCTCCCTATCTGCTGTTATTTTAGGTATTGCGGTTGCCGTGCCAACTGGGATTTTACTCACGCGTTCTCCAAAAGTAGCAAATTTTGTTATTGGTGTTGTTAGTGTTTTGCAAACCGTTCCTTCACTTGCTATTTTGGCGTTTATTATTCCGTTTCTTGGTGTTGGTACATTACCAGCGATTATCGCGCTATTTATTTATGCACTTTTACCAATTTTACGAAACACGTTTATTGGTGTTCGAGGAGTGGACAAAAATTTAATCGAATCTGGTCGAGGTATGGGGATGACAAATTGGCAACTAATTGTCAATGTGGAAATTCCTAACTCCATCTCCGTTATTATGGCTGGTATTCGTTTATCTGCAGTATACGTTATCGCTTGGGCAACGCTTGCTTCCTACATTGGAGCTGGCGGATTAGGAGACTTTATTTTTAATGGTTTAAACTTATATCGTCCAGATTTAATTCTTGGCGGGGCAATACCTGTTACCATTTTAGCCCTTGTAGTAGAATTCGCGCTTGGAAAATTAGAATACCGTCTAACACCAAAAGCCATCCGCGAAGCTCGGGAAGGGGGAGAATAA
- a CDS encoding betaine/proline/choline family ABC transporter ATP-binding protein (Members of the family are the ATP-binding subunit of ABC transporters for substrates such as betaine, L-proline or other amino acids, choline, carnitine, etc. The substrate specificity is best determined from the substrate-binding subunit, rather than this subunit, as it interacts with the permease subunit and not with substrate directly.), producing MLKFEHVTKTYKGGKKAVNDLTLNIDKGEFVCFIGPSGCGKTTTMKMINRLIEPTEGKIFINDKDIMAEDPVKLRRSIGYVIQQIGLMPHMTIRENIVLVPKLLKWSEEKKQERAKELIKLVDLPEEFLDRYPYELSGGQQQRIGVLRALAAEQNLILMDEPFGALDPITRDSLQEEFKNLQKELGKTIIFVTHDMDEAIKLADRIVIMKAGEIVQFDTPDEILRNPANSFVEDFIGKDRLIEAKPDVTQVAQIMNTNPVSITADKSLQAAITVMKEKRVDTLLVVDEGNVLKGFIDVEQIDLNRRTATSVMDIIEKNVFYVYEDTLLRDTVQRILKRGYKYIPVVDKDKRLVGIVTRASLVDIVYDSIWGTVEDATENQEEQANSKTTEPEMKQEG from the coding sequence GTGTTAAAATTTGAACACGTAACGAAGACTTATAAAGGGGGCAAAAAAGCGGTTAACGATCTAACACTTAACATCGATAAAGGAGAATTTGTTTGTTTTATCGGTCCAAGTGGTTGTGGAAAAACGACAACAATGAAGATGATTAACCGGCTTATTGAACCTACAGAAGGAAAAATATTTATTAATGATAAAGACATCATGGCAGAAGATCCCGTTAAATTAAGACGTTCCATTGGTTATGTTATTCAGCAAATTGGCTTAATGCCACATATGACGATTCGTGAAAATATCGTCCTTGTACCAAAATTACTTAAATGGTCCGAAGAGAAAAAACAAGAACGGGCGAAAGAATTAATTAAATTAGTAGATTTACCAGAAGAATTTTTGGACCGTTACCCTTACGAACTAAGTGGTGGACAGCAGCAACGTATCGGTGTTTTAAGAGCGCTTGCAGCAGAGCAAAACTTAATTCTGATGGATGAACCTTTTGGAGCACTGGATCCAATTACGCGTGATTCCCTTCAAGAAGAATTCAAAAATTTACAAAAAGAACTTGGCAAAACGATTATTTTCGTTACCCACGATATGGATGAAGCAATTAAATTAGCAGACCGAATCGTCATTATGAAAGCTGGTGAAATCGTTCAATTTGATACTCCAGACGAAATTTTGCGTAACCCAGCAAATTCATTTGTAGAAGATTTCATTGGTAAAGACCGCCTAATTGAGGCAAAACCTGATGTGACACAAGTAGCACAAATCATGAATACGAATCCGGTTTCGATTACAGCAGACAAATCACTTCAAGCCGCGATTACTGTCATGAAAGAAAAACGAGTAGATACATTACTTGTAGTGGATGAAGGGAATGTATTAAAAGGCTTTATCGACGTAGAGCAAATCGATTTAAATCGCCGCACAGCAACTTCTGTCATGGATATTATCGAGAAAAATGTCTTTTACGTGTATGAAGATACCTTACTCCGTGATACAGTGCAACGGATTCTAAAACGTGGTTATAAATATATTCCTGTAGTTGATAAGGATAAAAGGCTTGTCGGAATTGTTACTCGTGCCAGCTTAGTGGATATCGTATATGACTCCATTTGGGGTACTGTAGAAGATGCGACAGAAAATCAGGAGGAACAGGCGAATTCCAAAACGACAGAACCAGAAATGAAGCAGGAGGGATAA